The Halanaerobium praevalens DSM 2228 genome contains a region encoding:
- a CDS encoding riboflavin synthase yields the protein MFTGIIQEKGEFLGKSKSEHKYQLKIKAKKVLANLTKGDSIAVNGVCLTVVNFGDNYFKADIMPETLKATNLSGLEKGSSLNLEQSLKVSDFIGGHFVTGHVDSTAVVKSIKRENNAQIIKMEIDSETEKLIVNKGSAALNGVSLTVMEIRNGILTISLIPETWSETNLANLSPGDKVNLETDILGKYVYQILGGVNNNTAEKSKISKNFLAENGFI from the coding sequence TTGTTTACGGGTATAATTCAGGAAAAAGGAGAATTTTTGGGGAAATCTAAAAGTGAGCATAAATATCAACTTAAAATTAAAGCAAAAAAGGTTTTAGCTAATCTGACAAAAGGAGATAGTATAGCTGTCAATGGAGTTTGTCTCACAGTAGTTAATTTTGGTGATAATTATTTTAAAGCTGATATCATGCCTGAAACGCTTAAAGCTACTAATTTATCAGGCTTAGAAAAAGGTTCAAGCTTGAATTTAGAACAATCATTAAAGGTAAGTGATTTTATTGGTGGTCATTTTGTAACTGGACATGTTGATTCGACAGCAGTGGTAAAATCTATTAAAAGAGAAAATAATGCTCAAATAATTAAAATGGAAATTGATTCAGAAACAGAAAAACTAATTGTTAACAAGGGTTCAGCTGCTCTAAATGGAGTTAGTTTAACAGTAATGGAAATTAGAAATGGTATTTTGACAATATCTTTAATTCCAGAAACTTGGTCTGAAACAAATTTAGCTAATTTAAGTCCTGGTGACAAAGTTAATCTTGAAACAGATATTTTGGGGAAATATGTCTATCAAATTTTAGGTGGTGTAAATAATAATACTGCTGAAAAAAGTAAAATTTCTAAAAATTTTTTAGCAGAAAATGGTTTTATTTAA
- the rplU gene encoding 50S ribosomal protein L21, with protein sequence MYAIIKTGGKQYRVEEGQIIKIEKLSAEEGENVEFDQILAVSDDNGLKAGSPMIEGASVKGKVIDQGKNKKIVVFKYKPKIRYRKKTGHRQPYTRVLIEDINA encoded by the coding sequence ATGTACGCTATTATTAAAACTGGTGGTAAACAATACCGCGTTGAAGAAGGTCAAATAATTAAAATTGAAAAGCTTTCTGCTGAGGAAGGCGAAAACGTTGAATTTGATCAAATTTTAGCTGTTTCTGATGATAATGGTTTAAAAGCAGGTTCTCCTATGATAGAAGGAGCTTCTGTTAAAGGAAAAGTAATTGACCAAGGTAAAAACAAAAAAATTGTTGTTTTTAAGTATAAGCCAAAAATCAGATATCGTAAAAAGACTGGTCATAGACAGCCTTATACTAGAGTCTTAATTGAAGACATTAATGCTTAA
- a CDS encoding HD domain-containing phosphohydrolase has product MDKIINSFEIKPEKIKISQKTKNQWQNLLELIVKNSDAKEAILTEYNKPYLEIIKISKSKKAFFKEGEKIKLCGHYCQNVIENKQFLEVNDATKNSVWQRAPELEFGINSYLGYPIFWPTGEVFGTICLHDTQSRNFSSETKTELKFSSQLIENSLEILYQNQVNKRLLDYYSDLLNTLPVGIMIENKAGKILKVNKAMEKITGYKKEELLLNTVFDTLVPIDQKKMAKANIKRILAGEVLKHELPSATNNGEERFVRLLEQKINLPNNQAGIISIQSDITDKVKYEKQIKYASYHDSLTDLYNRSYLENKIPILNKQQKFPLAVIMADLNGLKLVNDTYGHNAGDELLKKMANILKITCRKSDIIARWGGDEFIILLPKTDQKEVKKVIKRIKNKLKNTYLNLKNDNKLPLSAALGCGIQNYYYQDFFNILAEAEAQMYKKKLIESKALKNNIVKNILKTLSANSQETPGHSQRMAVLSEKFAKKLNLSEAEINKLLLISKLHDIGKTVIPKNILNKKEELTKSEWEQIKTHPAVGHRILNTTEEFSHISEEILSHHERWDGRGYPRGLKREEIPFLARIINLVDAYEVMTHQTSYQRALTKAEALAEIEENSGTQFDPKLAKLFIELLQE; this is encoded by the coding sequence ATGGATAAGATCATTAACAGTTTTGAGATAAAACCTGAAAAAATAAAAATCTCCCAAAAAACTAAAAATCAGTGGCAAAATCTTCTGGAGTTAATTGTGAAAAATTCAGATGCTAAAGAGGCTATATTAACTGAATATAATAAACCTTATTTAGAAATTATTAAAATAAGTAAATCAAAAAAAGCATTTTTTAAAGAAGGAGAAAAAATTAAACTTTGTGGTCATTATTGTCAAAATGTTATTGAAAATAAGCAATTTTTAGAAGTTAATGATGCTACTAAAAATTCTGTTTGGCAAAGAGCACCAGAATTAGAATTCGGGATTAACTCTTATTTAGGATATCCAATTTTTTGGCCTACTGGTGAAGTTTTTGGTACTATTTGTCTGCATGATACTCAAAGTAGAAACTTTAGTTCTGAAACTAAAACTGAATTAAAATTCAGCAGTCAATTAATCGAAAATAGTTTGGAAATATTATATCAAAATCAGGTTAATAAAAGGTTATTAGATTATTATTCAGATTTATTAAATACACTGCCAGTTGGAATAATGATTGAAAATAAAGCTGGTAAAATTTTAAAAGTTAATAAAGCAATGGAAAAAATTACTGGTTATAAAAAAGAAGAACTCTTATTAAATACAGTTTTTGACACTTTAGTACCCATAGATCAGAAAAAAATGGCTAAAGCTAATATTAAAAGAATTTTAGCAGGAGAAGTTTTAAAACATGAGCTGCCATCAGCTACTAATAATGGTGAAGAAAGATTTGTTAGACTTCTAGAACAAAAAATAAATTTACCTAATAATCAAGCTGGGATAATTTCAATTCAAAGTGATATTACTGATAAAGTTAAATATGAAAAACAAATTAAATATGCAAGTTATCATGATAGTTTAACGGATCTTTATAATCGTTCTTATTTAGAAAATAAAATTCCAATTTTAAATAAACAACAAAAATTTCCTTTAGCTGTAATTATGGCAGATTTAAATGGACTTAAACTAGTAAATGATACTTATGGTCATAATGCAGGTGATGAGCTTTTAAAGAAAATGGCTAATATTTTAAAAATAACCTGTAGAAAAAGTGATATCATTGCCCGTTGGGGTGGAGATGAATTTATTATATTATTACCTAAAACTGATCAAAAAGAAGTAAAAAAAGTAATTAAAAGGATCAAAAACAAGCTTAAAAATACTTATTTGAATTTAAAAAATGATAACAAATTACCTCTTTCAGCAGCTTTAGGATGTGGAATTCAAAATTATTATTATCAAGATTTTTTCAATATTTTAGCAGAAGCAGAAGCTCAAATGTATAAGAAAAAATTAATAGAAAGTAAAGCACTTAAAAATAATATAGTAAAAAATATTTTAAAAACTTTGAGTGCAAATAGTCAAGAAACTCCAGGTCATTCCCAAAGAATGGCTGTTTTATCTGAAAAATTTGCCAAAAAGCTTAATTTAAGTGAAGCTGAAATTAATAAACTGCTTTTAATTTCTAAACTACATGATATCGGTAAAACTGTAATTCCTAAAAATATTTTAAATAAAAAAGAAGAACTAACTAAATCAGAATGGGAACAGATTAAAACACACCCAGCAGTTGGTCATCGAATTTTAAATACAACTGAAGAATTTTCTCATATTTCAGAAGAAATTTTATCACATCATGAAAGATGGGATGGTCGGGGTTATCCTCGTGGTTTAAAAAGAGAGGAAATACCATTTTTAGCTAGAATTATTAATTTAGTTGATGCTTATGAAGTTATGACTCACCAAACAAGTTATCAAAGGGCTTTGACTAAAGCAGAAGCCTTAGCTGAAATTGAAGAAAATTCTGGCACTCAATTTGATCCTAAACTAGCAAAATTGTTTATAGAATTATTGCAGGAATAG
- the abc-f gene encoding ribosomal protection-like ABC-F family protein, with protein MAILNINNLKKEYGIDTVLKDFSLNVNQGEAVALIGANGSGKTTIFKIISGQEHYSRGTVSVRNDIEVGYLDQLPDFSSDLTIYQELEKVFADVKKQIKKMKELENEIAKKGKKVEEAELDSENLAKTMREYSFLQEKFEKGIGYEYQSKIRQVAAGMGFDELEIQAKTLDQLSGGEKTRVGLAKLLLLEPDLLLLDEPTNHLDLKSVEWLENYLNSYQGSLLIISHDRYFLDNTIERIVEIKHGKNEDYSGNYSYYQKERKRRYEQRLREYKNQQKKIKELEDAIEQLYIWGRSRDSEKMFKRAKAMEKRLERIDRIEKPQLKAKKMNLELDPSIRGGDDVLFVENLTKTFADLNLFQDLSFELHRSDKAAIIGDNGTGKSTILRIIMGELTADQGQVKIGTNIYPAYYRQEFEGFNPEDDLITALQRETAVTNSTARDMLASFLFTGEDVFKKVKQLSGGEKSRLRLLQLMSGNYNFLILDEPTNHLDLASREVLEEALNDYQGTVLIVSHDRYFLDKVVGCIYELKQKRLTKYYGDYSYYKEKKKNEESAVVEKNKQQKSEGKLDYEAQKEARSKAMRREKRLKELETEIEKLEKELIELEAKMTAEENIDQFELLQELKAEYELKNNKLDSLYQEWEELI; from the coding sequence ATGGCTATTTTAAATATTAATAATCTCAAAAAAGAATATGGAATTGATACAGTTCTCAAAGATTTTTCGCTTAATGTAAATCAAGGAGAAGCAGTTGCTTTAATTGGAGCTAATGGATCAGGTAAAACCACTATTTTTAAAATTATTAGTGGTCAAGAACACTATTCTAGAGGTACTGTTTCAGTTAGAAATGATATTGAAGTTGGTTATTTGGACCAGCTTCCTGATTTTTCTAGTGATTTAACAATTTATCAAGAGTTAGAAAAAGTATTTGCAGATGTTAAAAAACAAATTAAAAAAATGAAAGAATTAGAAAATGAAATTGCTAAAAAAGGAAAAAAAGTAGAAGAAGCAGAACTTGATTCTGAAAACTTAGCTAAAACTATGAGAGAATATAGTTTTTTGCAAGAAAAATTTGAAAAAGGTATTGGTTATGAATATCAGAGTAAAATTAGGCAGGTTGCTGCTGGAATGGGGTTTGATGAACTAGAAATACAAGCAAAAACCTTAGACCAGTTAAGTGGAGGCGAAAAAACAAGAGTGGGGCTGGCTAAATTACTTTTATTAGAGCCTGATTTGCTGCTTTTGGATGAGCCTACAAATCATTTAGATCTTAAATCAGTTGAATGGTTAGAAAATTATTTGAACTCATACCAGGGTAGTTTATTGATTATTTCTCATGATCGTTACTTTTTAGATAATACCATTGAGCGGATAGTAGAAATTAAACATGGAAAAAATGAAGATTATAGTGGTAATTATAGCTATTATCAAAAAGAAAGAAAAAGAAGATATGAACAGCGTTTAAGGGAATATAAAAATCAGCAAAAAAAGATAAAAGAATTAGAAGATGCTATAGAACAACTTTATATTTGGGGAAGATCTAGAGATAGTGAGAAAATGTTTAAACGCGCTAAAGCAATGGAAAAAAGATTGGAAAGAATTGATAGGATAGAAAAACCACAGCTGAAAGCAAAGAAAATGAATCTAGAGCTTGATCCTTCTATTAGAGGTGGAGATGACGTTTTATTTGTAGAAAATTTAACCAAAACTTTTGCTGATTTAAATTTATTTCAAGATCTTAGTTTTGAACTCCACCGCAGTGATAAAGCAGCAATTATTGGAGATAATGGAACAGGTAAATCAACAATTTTGAGAATTATAATGGGTGAGTTAACTGCAGATCAAGGTCAAGTTAAAATAGGAACTAATATCTATCCTGCCTATTATCGTCAGGAATTTGAAGGTTTTAATCCCGAAGATGATTTAATTACTGCTTTACAAAGAGAAACTGCTGTTACTAATTCTACTGCTCGTGATATGCTAGCTTCTTTTTTATTTACTGGAGAAGATGTATTTAAAAAAGTAAAACAATTAAGTGGAGGCGAAAAGAGCAGATTGCGGCTATTACAGCTGATGAGTGGTAACTACAATTTTTTAATTTTAGATGAACCAACAAACCACCTTGATTTAGCCTCTCGTGAAGTTTTAGAAGAAGCTTTAAATGATTATCAAGGTACAGTTTTAATTGTTTCTCATGATCGTTATTTTTTAGATAAAGTTGTTGGCTGTATCTATGAGTTAAAGCAAAAGCGATTAACTAAATATTATGGAGATTATAGTTATTATAAAGAAAAAAAGAAAAATGAAGAAAGTGCTGTAGTTGAAAAAAACAAGCAGCAAAAAAGTGAAGGTAAACTTGATTATGAAGCTCAAAAAGAGGCTCGTAGTAAAGCAATGAGAAGAGAAAAAAGACTGAAAGAGTTAGAAACTGAAATAGAAAAACTAGAAAAAGAATTAATTGAATTAGAAGCAAAAATGACTGCAGAAGAAAATATTGATCAATTTGAGCTTTTACAAGAGTTAAAAGCAGAATATGAGCTAAAAAATAACAAGTTGGATAGTTTATACCAAGAATGGGAAGAACTTATTTAA
- the obgE gene encoding GTPase ObgE, which yields MFIDEVEFKVKAGDGGNGVVSFRREKYIDQGGPDGGDGGDGGSIILKVNEGMNTLADYRYNNIYKADRGENGKGKKMHGKTGEDLYLDVPPGTMIYDADTDQFLADLTEAGDQYVIAAGGKGGRGNAKFKKSTRKAPRFSETGGTGELRKIRLELKVLADIGLVGYPNVGKSTLISQVSHAKPKIDSYHFTTLHPNLGVVKYGDYKSFVMADIPGIIEGAHQGTGLGDEFLKHLERTRLLVHVIDVSGIEGRDPLKDFETINNELNKYNDYLASLEQVIALNKIDLEVGRQNIETVKSELNEKGYSVFPISAVTGEGCKPLIYHLGERLEEVPAREIEKEEEILITPDFVDELYLEKLNKKKYELKGSLLDSYLEKTDFNNEAAVKRLMRVLKHNGLNKLMEKKKVEEGDTVVIGPLEFDYVE from the coding sequence ATGTTTATAGATGAAGTAGAATTTAAAGTTAAAGCTGGAGATGGCGGCAATGGTGTTGTCAGCTTTCGTCGGGAAAAATATATTGATCAAGGTGGTCCTGACGGTGGTGATGGTGGTGATGGTGGTAGTATTATTCTTAAGGTAAATGAAGGAATGAATACTTTAGCTGATTATCGCTATAATAATATTTATAAAGCTGATCGAGGTGAAAATGGTAAAGGTAAAAAAATGCATGGTAAAACAGGAGAAGATCTTTATTTAGATGTGCCCCCTGGAACTATGATTTATGATGCAGACACAGATCAATTTCTAGCTGATTTAACAGAAGCTGGTGATCAATATGTAATTGCTGCAGGTGGTAAAGGTGGCCGTGGTAATGCTAAATTCAAAAAATCAACTAGAAAAGCACCTCGTTTTTCTGAGACTGGTGGTACAGGTGAGCTTAGAAAAATAAGATTAGAATTAAAGGTTTTAGCTGATATTGGCTTAGTAGGTTATCCTAATGTTGGTAAATCAACTTTAATTTCTCAAGTATCACATGCTAAACCTAAGATAGACTCATACCATTTTACTACTTTACATCCTAATTTAGGTGTAGTTAAGTATGGAGATTATAAATCCTTTGTTATGGCAGATATTCCTGGTATAATAGAAGGAGCACACCAAGGTACAGGTTTAGGGGATGAGTTTTTAAAGCATTTAGAAAGAACTAGGCTTTTAGTTCATGTAATTGATGTTTCCGGTATTGAAGGTCGAGATCCTTTAAAAGACTTTGAAACAATTAATAATGAATTAAACAAATATAATGATTATTTAGCTTCTTTAGAACAGGTTATAGCTTTAAATAAAATTGATCTTGAAGTTGGTAGACAAAATATTGAAACTGTTAAATCAGAATTAAATGAAAAAGGATACAGTGTTTTTCCTATTTCAGCAGTTACAGGAGAAGGTTGTAAACCTTTAATTTATCATTTAGGAGAAAGATTAGAGGAAGTCCCTGCTCGAGAAATTGAAAAAGAAGAAGAAATTTTAATAACTCCTGATTTTGTTGATGAACTTTATTTAGAAAAATTAAATAAGAAAAAATATGAGCTTAAAGGTAGCTTATTAGATTCTTATTTGGAAAAAACAGATTTTAATAATGAAGCAGCAGTTAAAAGATTAATGCGGGTTTTAAAACACAACGGTTTAAATAAATTAATGGAAAAAAAGAAAGTTGAAGAAGGAGATACTGTAGTTATTGGTCCTTTAGAATTTGATTATGTAGAATAA
- the ribD gene encoding bifunctional diaminohydroxyphosphoribosylaminopyrimidine deaminase/5-amino-6-(5-phosphoribosylamino)uracil reductase RibD, with protein MQQFSISDQKYMDRALKLAALAVGKTSPNPLVGAVIVKNGEIIGEGYHQKYGAQHAEVNALAKAGFKAEGAELFVNLEPCSHFGKTPPCTQAIIASGLKRVVVALVDPNPQVAGRGIKQLRKAGIKVEIGLLAAKAKKLNEIFLKYITSELPFVYLKKAQTLDGYIATSSSDSKWITNEQARKEGHKLRQKVDAILVGIGTILADDPALTTRLEKTETKDPLRIILDPLLEIPIDAQIIEQKSEAETLIITATEFPPAQAVAKFKKKEKILKKGGVQIISFAVDANNYFDLKKILKYLHQQKIASILVEGGAKLSHSFLAQKLIDKFYYFIAPKIYGGNDGCASFSGSGPKLMADTVNLEIIEQRNLADNILLIAVSKN; from the coding sequence ATGCAGCAATTTTCAATAAGTGACCAAAAATATATGGATAGAGCTTTAAAATTAGCAGCTTTGGCTGTAGGAAAAACATCTCCCAATCCTTTAGTTGGGGCGGTTATAGTTAAAAACGGAGAAATTATTGGTGAAGGCTATCATCAAAAATATGGAGCTCAGCACGCTGAGGTAAATGCTTTAGCTAAAGCTGGGTTCAAAGCAGAAGGAGCAGAACTCTTTGTTAATTTAGAACCCTGCAGTCATTTTGGTAAAACACCTCCCTGTACTCAAGCAATTATAGCTTCAGGTCTAAAAAGAGTTGTAGTTGCTTTAGTTGATCCTAATCCTCAAGTAGCAGGAAGAGGAATTAAACAGTTAAGAAAAGCAGGAATCAAGGTTGAAATTGGCTTATTAGCAGCTAAGGCTAAAAAATTAAATGAAATTTTTTTAAAATACATAACAAGTGAATTACCTTTTGTTTATCTTAAAAAAGCTCAAACTTTAGATGGTTATATTGCAACAAGTAGTAGTGATTCAAAATGGATTACAAATGAGCAAGCTCGTAAAGAAGGTCATAAATTGCGTCAAAAAGTAGATGCAATTTTGGTTGGTATTGGCACAATCTTGGCAGATGATCCTGCTCTAACAACTAGATTAGAGAAAACAGAGACTAAAGATCCGCTCCGAATTATTCTTGATCCTTTATTGGAAATCCCAATTGATGCTCAAATAATTGAGCAGAAATCTGAGGCTGAAACTTTAATTATTACAGCTACTGAATTTCCTCCAGCTCAAGCAGTAGCTAAGTTTAAGAAAAAAGAAAAAATATTAAAAAAAGGCGGAGTTCAGATCATCAGTTTTGCAGTAGATGCTAATAATTATTTTGATTTAAAAAAGATCTTAAAATATCTTCATCAGCAAAAAATAGCAAGTATTTTAGTAGAAGGTGGAGCAAAATTAAGTCATAGTTTTTTGGCTCAAAAACTTATAGATAAATTTTATTACTTTATTGCTCCCAAAATTTATGGAGGTAATGATGGCTGTGCTTCATTTTCAGGCTCTGGTCCCAAACTAATGGCAGATACAGTTAATTTAGAGATTATTGAGCAGCGTAATTTGGCAGATAATATTTTGTTAATTGCAGTCAGCAAAAATTAA
- the rpmA gene encoding 50S ribosomal protein L27 has product MSQKKGVGSSRNGRDSESKRLGVKEFDGEFVSAGSILVRQRGTKFKPGLNVGRGSDDTLFSKVNGYVKFERKGRKNRQISVYTEDQVAAIAN; this is encoded by the coding sequence ATGTCCCAGAAGAAGGGTGTTGGTAGTTCCCGGAATGGTCGTGATAGTGAATCGAAACGACTAGGTGTTAAAGAATTTGATGGTGAATTCGTATCTGCTGGAAGTATTTTAGTACGTCAAAGAGGTACTAAATTCAAGCCAGGTTTAAATGTTGGACGTGGCAGTGATGATACTTTATTCTCCAAGGTTAACGGTTATGTTAAATTTGAGAGAAAAGGTAGAAAAAATCGTCAAATTAGTGTCTATACAGAAGATCAAGTAGCAGCTATTGCTAACTAA
- the yhbY gene encoding ribosome assembly RNA-binding protein YhbY, with product MLTGKNRSYLRSEANSLNPIVHVGKDGITESVIEQLDSALADHELLKVRILESTGRTTRSAAEELATATGAELVQVIGGIAVLFRQREEDSNFKL from the coding sequence ATGTTAACAGGTAAAAATAGAAGTTATTTACGTAGTGAAGCTAATTCTTTAAATCCAATTGTTCATGTTGGTAAAGATGGAATAACAGAATCAGTAATTGAACAATTAGATTCAGCTTTAGCAGATCATGAATTACTGAAAGTAAGAATTTTAGAAAGTACAGGTAGAACAACTCGTTCTGCTGCTGAAGAACTTGCTACTGCAACTGGAGCTGAGCTTGTTCAGGTTATTGGTGGAATAGCAGTTTTGTTTAGACAGCGTGAAGAAGACTCAAATTTTAAACTTTAA
- a CDS encoding Rne/Rng family ribonuclease — protein MSRQIVINSEYRERRAALLNNNSLEDLFFERDTYHKIAGNVYRGRVQDVLPGMQAAFVDIGISRNAFIHLNDLYPILSNDQKKKLSQKDLNIKHVLQPGQWLMVQVVKEPMGSKGAKVTCKISIPGRFFVYIPSDNKIGISRRIDDDGERGRLKSIAQDLKNGKEGLIIRTNARDESYTKLQNDYNFLSGTWKRIRNDFFKKNNIDILYQEEDLLKNLIRDYLDEKIDRVVVDDKKDYQRLIDLTSVFAPDLKNRIALYQRNIPILAAYNIEKEIESLLQRKVWLKSGGYLVIDQTEALVSIDINTGKFTGKKNLQDTIVKTNKEAVAEIARQIKLRDIGGIIIIDFIDMNNHSDQQSVTDLLANELEKDRTKTSILGFTQLGLLEMTRKKVREGFGTLMQKDCPVCGGTGKVLSESTVAMKVIRKIDEIISRKKYPAVSLEVHPEVAAVLIGAGGEKLQELEEKFEVDIFISGNAELKYEDIIIEKGSKEDLQPEILDLDAGDRITVKIEDQHASNESAGIGRIDGYIIIVNGAGNMVDNEVEIIIDDLHRTYARAHLA, from the coding sequence ATGAGTAGACAAATAGTAATTAATTCGGAATATCGGGAAAGAAGGGCAGCTTTACTAAATAATAATTCTTTAGAAGATTTATTTTTTGAAAGAGATACTTATCATAAAATAGCAGGGAATGTTTATCGAGGTAGAGTTCAAGATGTATTACCAGGAATGCAAGCAGCATTTGTAGATATTGGTATTTCTCGTAATGCCTTTATTCATTTAAATGACTTATACCCTATTTTAAGTAATGATCAAAAAAAGAAATTAAGTCAAAAAGATTTAAATATTAAGCATGTTTTACAACCTGGTCAGTGGTTAATGGTTCAAGTTGTAAAAGAGCCAATGGGCAGTAAAGGAGCTAAAGTTACTTGTAAAATTTCAATCCCAGGTCGCTTTTTTGTTTATATTCCTTCTGATAATAAAATCGGTATCTCTCGCAGAATTGATGATGATGGAGAAAGAGGGAGACTTAAATCAATAGCTCAAGATTTAAAAAATGGCAAAGAAGGACTAATTATTAGAACAAATGCCAGAGATGAAAGTTATACAAAATTGCAAAATGATTATAATTTTTTATCTGGAACGTGGAAAAGAATTAGAAATGATTTTTTTAAGAAAAATAATATTGATATTTTATATCAAGAAGAAGATTTATTAAAAAACTTAATTAGAGATTATTTAGATGAGAAGATAGACCGAGTAGTAGTTGATGATAAAAAAGATTATCAGCGTTTAATAGATTTGACTTCAGTTTTTGCACCTGATCTTAAAAATAGAATTGCTCTTTATCAGCGTAATATACCTATTTTAGCAGCATATAATATTGAAAAAGAAATAGAAAGCTTACTTCAGCGTAAAGTCTGGTTAAAGTCAGGTGGTTATTTAGTCATTGATCAAACAGAAGCTTTAGTTTCAATAGATATTAATACAGGTAAGTTTACAGGTAAAAAGAATTTACAAGATACCATTGTCAAAACAAATAAAGAAGCTGTAGCAGAAATAGCAAGACAAATTAAATTGAGAGATATTGGCGGAATTATAATTATAGATTTTATTGATATGAACAATCACTCTGACCAGCAGTCTGTAACAGATTTATTAGCAAATGAGCTGGAAAAAGACAGGACTAAAACTTCTATTTTAGGTTTTACTCAATTAGGATTATTAGAAATGACAAGAAAAAAAGTAAGAGAAGGCTTTGGCACTTTAATGCAAAAAGATTGTCCTGTTTGTGGAGGAACTGGTAAAGTGTTATCAGAATCTACTGTAGCTATGAAGGTTATTCGAAAAATTGATGAAATTATAAGTCGCAAAAAATATCCAGCAGTTTCATTAGAAGTTCATCCAGAAGTAGCAGCAGTTTTAATTGGAGCTGGAGGAGAAAAATTGCAAGAGTTGGAAGAAAAGTTTGAAGTTGATATCTTTATTAGTGGAAATGCTGAATTAAAATATGAAGATATAATTATTGAAAAAGGAAGTAAAGAAGATTTGCAGCCTGAAATTTTAGATTTAGATGCTGGTGATCGAATTACTGTTAAAATAGAAGATCAACATGCGAGTAATGAAAGTGCTGGCATAGGAAGAATTGATGGTTATATAATTATTGTAAATGGAGCTGGTAATATGGTTGATAATGAAGTTGAAATTATAATTGATGATCTTCATCGGACTTATGCACGGGCCCATTTAGCATAA
- a CDS encoding DegV family protein has protein sequence MSKVKIITDSCSDLPAAIIEKYGIEFLNIEVNIDNKIYYDRADLEPKDFYNLIKDQKQVPKTSRLTPDKFKNIYQKYLNDYDHILVIAFSSKLSGILESAVIAKKEMAAEKITIIDSKAASIGQGILVYQAAKMLKNGQKLKEVVNKTMADAAKMEHIFAVGDLEMLKRGGRISKAKALMANVLNIKPILHILDGEILPHDKVRGKKRMISYLLKEIKTKADQPENQVIGLAYSEDQEAALKLKKEIEKEFEPKEVFLTEIGAAVGSHAGPGTLAIVFKNSKEIAKPKLY, from the coding sequence ATGTCAAAAGTTAAAATAATTACAGATAGCTGTTCTGATTTACCAGCTGCAATCATAGAAAAATATGGGATTGAATTTTTAAATATTGAGGTAAATATTGATAATAAAATTTATTATGACCGAGCTGATTTAGAGCCAAAAGATTTTTATAATTTGATCAAAGATCAAAAGCAAGTTCCTAAAACATCAAGGCTTACTCCAGATAAATTTAAAAATATTTATCAAAAGTATTTAAATGATTATGATCATATATTAGTAATTGCTTTTTCATCTAAATTAAGTGGTATTTTAGAATCAGCTGTAATTGCTAAAAAAGAAATGGCTGCAGAAAAAATTACAATTATTGATTCAAAAGCTGCTTCTATTGGTCAAGGCATATTGGTATATCAAGCTGCTAAAATGCTAAAAAATGGTCAAAAACTAAAAGAAGTAGTTAATAAAACTATGGCTGATGCTGCTAAAATGGAGCATATTTTTGCAGTAGGTGACTTAGAAATGCTAAAAAGAGGTGGCAGAATTTCTAAGGCAAAAGCTTTAATGGCCAATGTCTTAAATATTAAACCCATACTTCATATTTTAGATGGAGAAATTTTACCACATGATAAAGTTAGAGGTAAAAAAAGAATGATTTCTTATTTATTAAAAGAAATAAAAACAAAAGCAGATCAACCAGAAAATCAGGTAATCGGACTTGCTTATTCAGAAGATCAAGAAGCTGCTTTAAAATTAAAAAAAGAAATTGAAAAAGAATTTGAACCAAAAGAGGTTTTTTTAACAGAAATTGGGGCTGCAGTTGGTTCTCATGCTGGGCCTGGAACTTTAGCAATTGTTTTTAAAAATAGTAAAGAGATTGCTAAACCAAAATTATATTAA